DNA sequence from the Amycolatopsis sp. Hca4 genome:
CCAACCCGGGCGGCATCCGCGCCGACCTGACGTACAAGTCGTCGCCGAACGGCGAGGGTGACGGCGTGGTGACCTACGGCGAGGCGTTCACCGTGCAGCCGTTCTCGAACATCATGCAGACGATCACGCTGACCGGTGCGAACCTGAAGAACGTGCTGGAACAGCAGTGGACCGCGGCCGGCACGAAGATCCTGCAGATCTCGAGCTCGCTGCACTACTCGTACTCGGCGGCCGCGCCGATCGGCTCGCGGGTCTCGAACATCACGATCAACGGCACGCCGGTCGACCCGGCCGCGTCGTACCGCGTGTCGGTGAACAACTTCCTCGCCGCCGGCGGGGACGGCTTCGCCGAGTTCACCAAGGGCACCAACCTGTCGGGTGGCCCGGTGGACCTCGACGCGCTGATCGCCTACCTGGGTTCGCACCCGAACCTGGCCCCGCCCGCGGCGGACCGGATCACCCGCCTGCCGTAGTTCCCGTTTTTGCAAGACACCTGGTCGACAATGGACCGATGACGACCTGGGAAGACGTCGTGCGCCTGGCCTCGGAACTGCCCGAGGTCGAGGCGTCGACGTGGTACCGAACGCCCGCGCTGAAGGTGGCGGGCAAGGGTTTCGCGCGGCTGCGCACCGAGGCCGAAGGCGGCCTGGTCGTGATGTGCGGGCTCGACGAGAAGGCCGCGTTGCTGGATTCCGGCGACGCGGCCTTCTTCACGACCCCGCACTACGACGGGCACGGCTCGATCATCGTCGACCTCGAACGGGTCGACGTCGATCAGCTGCGCGAGCTGCTGGAAGAGGCGTGGCGGCGGAAGGCGCCACGCCGGCTGCTCACTTGAGCTCGCCCTTGAGCATGCTCATCAGGATCATGTCGTGGCGCCGGCCGCCCTCGCCGACGAACGCCTCGCGGTGCCGGCCGTCTTCGGAGAAGCCGATCTTGCGGTAGACGTGCCGGGCGCGCTCGTTCTCGGCGACCACCCAGAGCGTGATCATGTGCAGGCGCATGAACTCGAAGCCGTAGCGGCACATCACGCGCAGGGCGTCGGTGCCGTAGCCGCCGCCGTTGCGGTATTCGGCGTCACCGATGTAGACGTCCAGTTCGGCGTTGCCGACCTCGGGCCGGGCGTCCCGGAGGTCGATGACGCCGATCAGCCTGCCGTCGGCCTTGGTTTCGATGCCGAGCACGACCAGCTCGTACGTGTTGAGCGGGCGTTCCTCGCAGCGCTTGCGGATCTGCGCGCGCGAGCGCGGGTAGTCGTTGACCATCCAGCGGCCGACCTCGGGGTCGTGCACCCAGTCGAAGATCTTGTCCGCGTCCTCCGGCTCGAGCGCGCGCAGCCGGACGAGTTCCCCCTCGATCATCCCTACTCCCGTTTCACCAGCAGAAAGTCGTTGACGGCCAGCAAGCCGAGGAACTGGCGCACGGGCGTCGGCATCGCCCGGCGCGACTCATCATGCACGAGTTCGGGTGAGTGCACGCGGTAATTTTTCCGCTGGGTGATGATGGTGCAACTCTCCGCGGCCAGCACGTTCTTCACCCAGTCGGTGTCCGGGCCGTAGGTGAGCGCGATGACGAAGCCGTCATCGGTGCGGAAGACGTTCAGCGGCGTGCGGTACTCCTTGCCGGATTTGCGTCCTTTGTGGACGAGCAGCCCGAAGCCCGGAGCCCAGTTCACGACGTACTTGTTGATCCGGTTGGTCACCACGCGGTTGAAGCGGGCGAGTCCCTTGGGC
Encoded proteins:
- a CDS encoding MmcQ/YjbR family DNA-binding protein, yielding MTTWEDVVRLASELPEVEASTWYRTPALKVAGKGFARLRTEAEGGLVVMCGLDEKAALLDSGDAAFFTTPHYDGHGSIIVDLERVDVDQLRELLEEAWRRKAPRRLLT
- a CDS encoding GNAT family N-acetyltransferase; the encoded protein is MIEGELVRLRALEPEDADKIFDWVHDPEVGRWMVNDYPRSRAQIRKRCEERPLNTYELVVLGIETKADGRLIGVIDLRDARPEVGNAELDVYIGDAEYRNGGGYGTDALRVMCRYGFEFMRLHMITLWVVAENERARHVYRKIGFSEDGRHREAFVGEGGRRHDMILMSMLKGELK
- a CDS encoding nitroreductase family deazaflavin-dependent oxidoreductase → MVLPKGLARFNRVVTNRINKYVVNWAPGFGLLVHKGRKSGKEYRTPLNVFRTDDGFVIALTYGPDTDWVKNVLAAESCTIITQRKNYRVHSPELVHDESRRAMPTPVRQFLGLLAVNDFLLVKRE